The nucleotide window TCAGTGTCGGCGCTGCTTCCGTCGGACGAAGCCTTCAATTACGTCAGGGAAGCGCTCAATACCCGGCTGCTGGCCGTAAGCGACCTTGTGTTCCGCGATTTGGTCAAAACCGCAACAGACGTCGTGACGCGCGTAAGGATAGATCAGGAAAAGGGCACAGTGGCGAGGGGAGCGTTGTTCAACCAGGAGCTTGTTCCGTCCGACGCGATTTTCGTAAGCTCGCTGCGCGGCCGCAGCGACGCCGACGTGGACGCGTATTTCAAGTGGTTCGGCGGGCATAAGTTGATACGCATCGGCGCGGACGAGACTATCGGCCGCGGCATTACCCACGTTTCGCTTAAAAATGGAGGTATGAACTGATGCCGCAGACATTGCTTCAGAAGCGGGCTGCCTTTGCATATGCAAAGGTATCCGCTATTTCCGGGGCCGGGCAGCCAAGAGAAAAGGATTTCAGAACGCGCTTGTTGGATCTCGGTACGCAGCTTCACACAAACGGGCTTGGGCAGACGGCGGCGTTTTATAAATCAAAGGCGGATAATGAAAGCGGCAGTTACCGGGAAACACTTGCCTGGTTGAGAGAGTGGCTTGCCGATCCGGAACGCAGGATATTCGAGAATCCCCAAGGACGCGACTTATTGCAGCTGATCACGTCTTCCGATGCCGAGGCATACCGCAAAGCCAGTGTTGAAGCGAAGGAAATCGCGCTCTGGTTCAAGCGGTTCGCGGAAGCAATGCTGCATAGCGGCCAAGGAGGAGACTGATGCCGTTCAACCTTCCGATGCCCGCTGACATCAATAGTCATGCAGAGCCGGTGCTTACGGGCAGCAATGGTTACCGGTTGGCGAACCGGTCGTTGATCCACGACTGCTACCTGCACACCTGGGGCGAGGGCTGGACATTGGGTACAGGCGAAGGCGAAGGCAAGTCCGGATTCCACCACTCCTTCGCTTCGAAATTTAACAATGGGATGGACCAAAGCTTCGGCAGGTTTATCAGGCGCCGCTCCGCCGCGCTGCGGGCCGCCGGATACTTGCCCGTTTCGGCGAAGCTCAAGTCCCGCCTGGTGCTCGGCCTCGGCCTAGACCATCCCACCGAGCTTGGATTCATGCTCGACCGGATGACCGGATGCCCGTACATCCCCGCCTCGTCCGTCAAGGGCTTTCTTCGCGCCAACGCAAAACCCGCCGGCTGGTCAAGTGCCGCCATTGACGCTTCCTTCGGTCCGCTTCTCGGCGACGGCAATCAAGATGCAGCGCGCGGCAAGCTCTCTTTCGCGGACGCTTTCCCGGACAAATGGCCGGAGCTGGAAGTGGATGTTCTTACGCCGCACTACGGCCCCTATTACATGCCTTCCGGAAACCGAATCCCCGCCCCCGGCGACTGGTTCGACCCGGTGCCCAGCACCTTCCTGACCGTGAAGAAAGGCGGAGTCTGGACGTTCTGGTACAGGCCGCAGCGGGACTTCCACCCCCCCTCGCCGTTACCGGAGCTGTTTGCCGCCGCGTTCGCGGCCCAGGGCGTCGGCGCAAAGAAATGCGCCGGCTACGGCTGGTTCGAAATTGCGCAAAATGCATCCTCCGTCAATCCATCGAGTGCCGCTCCGGCCTCGGCGAACCTGGAGACCTTCGACCTGGCTGCCGCCGACGAAGATTCCATAAAAATGCTTTTCCGCAAGGAGTGCAGGGATCAATCCTCCCCCGGAAGCGACGTTGAGCTTGCCAGGCGGATTGCGGCTGAACGCCCGGATGTCGTCGCGGTGTGGAAGGAGGAATTTGACCGAAAGACCAAGCCGGAAAGCCGCGACAAAACGACCTTTTCAATGCTTGTGAAGCGCGTTCCAAGCCTTGATCCCGGCGGCTTATAACCGTTGCTCGCGGGCGCAAGCCCCGGCGTACCTTGAAAACCGGCATTTTGGGCGCTTGATTCGGCGTCAAGTAACCTCCAAAACCCCGAAAATGCCGGGAGGTTACTTGGATGAGGCATGAGCCCGCATCGCTGCTGGATTCCGCGACAACCGGAGCCGCCTGAAAGTGATATTATAATATCGCTTTTTCGGCAGCCCGCGGGAGGTTACTTGCATAAGCCGTTTTGTGCTAATATTGATGCGGGCCCGCGAAAAGGTAAGTCGCGCGCGACCTTCTCCCCTTTTGGGGTTTGAAACGTTACATCGCCGACAAGCGATGTACCGATATGCTGCAATCCGTCGCGCGCGACCTTCTCCCCTTTTGGGGTTTGAAACACGGTTACGAGCCGGGGCTGGTCAGGGGCGATATCGACATTGTCGCGCGCGACCTTCTCCCCTTTTGGGGTTTGAAACTCTTCGGCGGGGGGAGGAAGGAGCCTCCCACCGTTAAGTCGCGCGCGACCTTCTCCCCTTTTGGGGTTTGAAACCGCCTCGCCAAATCGCTTCGTCTACTCGCAACCATAATCCCGCCGCGGGGTCGCGCGCGACCTTCTCCCCTTTTGGGGTTTGAAACTTCTGGAGCGACTTTACCGCGCTTTCGGTTTTGGGGCCGAAATCCCCGTCGCGCGCGACCTTCTCCCCTTTTGGGGTTTGAAACCCCGTTGGGCATATGGAAACTCTGCCAAATCTTCGATACTCTGTCGCGCGCGACCTTCTCCCCTTTTGGGGTTTGAAACGAAGATTGCCCACGACATCATCCGCCGCCGGATTCCACTCCGGGTCGCGCGCGACCTTCTCCCCTTTTGGGGTTTGAAACGTTACCGGCGCGCCCGCTCCGTATCCGTGGTGAAGATATCCCGTCAGTCGCGCGCGACCTTCTCCCCTTTTGGGGTTTGAAACCCACTCAACATTTCGGCCTCTGATATGATGGCCTGCATAGCCATCGTCGCGCGCGACCTTCTCCCCTTTTGGGGTTTGAAACGCAGGCGAAGCAAAAGCGCTCGCCTTCCGGCGCTTCGGCTTGTCGCGCGCGACCTTCTCCCCTTTTGGGGTTTGAAACGGCGAGCATGGCACGAGCTACTCAATCGGCTGGGTGTTTACGGGCGCGTCGCGCGCGACCTTCTCCCCTTTTGGGGTTTGAAACCGCCTTCGTTAGACGATCACCGTATTGTTTACGGTAATCGTCGCGCGCGACCTTCTCCCCTTTTGGGGTTTGAAACGGCCCAGGGGAGAGCGTGGTATGGAGAAGAACCCGAACTACGGTCGCGCGCGACCTTCTCCCCTTTTGGGGTTTGAAACGCCTTCTTTATATTCGAAGCCGTAAACTGCGCGGCAAGCGGCAGTCGCGCGCGACCTTCTCCCCTTTTGGGGTTTGAAACTGACCCAGAGCGTCATACGCGCTTCCTCTTTTCCTCGCCGTCAGTCGCGCGCGACCTTCTCCCCTTTTGGGGTTTGAAACGCAAGACGGGAGTCGAGAGGCTTCAGGAACTCGACCCGTCGCGCGCGACCTTCTCCCCTTTTGGGGTTTGAAACATACATCTGCACCACGTATAATCTCATCTCCTCCAACTCTATCAGTCGCGCGCGACCTTCTCCCCTTTTGGGGTTTGAAACCGAGAAGCGTTTCGACACCCTTCCGCCGCCGCCCTAGCCGCCTGTCGGTCGCGCGCGACCTTCTCCCCTTTTGGGGTTTGAAACCCGTCTGTAGTCTGGTCCCCAACCTTGAGGCTGGGGACAATGTCGCGCGCGACCTTCTCCCCTTTTGGGGTTTGAAACAAAATGCTGTCGCCCTCGATTCCGAAATCAAAGTCATCCACCTGCAGTCGCGCGCGACCTTCTCCCCTTTTGGGGTTTGAAACGGGGGCAAAATCACCAACACCGGCTTATCCATCTTTCACCTGTCGCGCGCGACCTTCTCCCCTTTTGGGGTTTGAAACCATCACTCACACACCCCGGAAACTGCTCGCCCAAACGAATTGCAGTCGCGCGCGACCTTCTCCCCTTTTGGGGTTTGAAACTCAACCGGACGTATCTCACCGCCGTGCGCGAAAACGAGTCTCCCTACGTCGCGCGCGACCTTCTCCCCTTTTGGGGTTTGAAACTTCATTAAAGAGTTTCATATGCGAAGTTCAACTTACGAGTCGCGCGCGACCTTCTCCCCTTTTGGGGTTTGAAACTGACCCTGTAGCCCATGCCCGACAGGAGCCTGGCCGCAGCTTCGGCCGTCGCGCGCGACCTTCTCCCCTTTTGGGGTTTGAAACGTCAGACATGACCGGCGGGACCTCGCGATGGGCTAGTCCATCGTCGCGCGCGACCTTCTCCCCTTTTGGGGTTTGAAACGCTCTTGTTCGCCAATTCCGTAAAGAGGATGTTGTCAAGGGAAGTCGCGCGCGACCTTCTCCCCTTTTGGGGTTTGAAACGGGTATAAAAGGCGAACCAAGTCCTTACTCACTTGGCGAGGAGCGGTCGCGCGCGACCTTCTCCCCTTTTGGGGTTTGAAACTTAGGGTCGAGAAACACCCTCGATCCGTATGCGGGGTGCGCGTCGCGCGCGACCTTCTCCCCTTTTGGGGTTTGAAACGCAAAAGAACCAGTAAAACCCCCGGAAAAAGAATCAACAGAACGTCGCGCGCGACCTTCTCCCCTTTTGGGGTTTGAAACCATACAATGGTGGAGCGAACCACCAAAACTTCAAATTCCACCTTGTCGCGCGCGACCTTCTCCCCTTTTGGGGTTTGAAACCTTAATCCCGCAGGCGGAGAAGAAGTCGCGCTCCTCAGGGCAGGGGTCGCGCGCGACCTTCTCCCCTTTTGGGGTTTGAAACTTCAACGTACCAATGCGGTTGGTCAGCAATGCCGCCAGGCCCCAACAAGTCGCGCGCGACCTTCTCCCCTTTTGGGGTTTGAAACTACATGTAATCCCCCCCGAGTCGACGGGGCGCCATTGTGGCGAGTCGCGCGCGACCTTCTCCCCTTTTGGGGTTTGAAACTTCTTCCCGTTCACGCGGGACTCGAACGCCGAGAGGATCCGGGTCGCGCGCGACCTTCTCCCCTTTTGGGGTTTGAAACCGGCCAACGGGATGACCCCGTGGGGTACGCCGATTCCGCAACGTCGCGCGCGACCTTCTCCCCTCTTGGGGTTTGAAACAACCGTGTCGAGGTCGGCCAGCAGCCCGATTTCAACTTCCTGGTCGCGCGCGACCTTCTCCCCTTTTGGGGTTTGAAACGCGGCGACCAGAGTTCGGCATAACCGAACCAAGACCCTATACGGTCGCGCGCGACCTTCTCCCCTTTTGGGGTTTGAAACTAAAAGAGGGATCAATTCGGACAACCTGTCGTATGCCAATGTCGCGCGCGACCTTCTCCCCTTTTGGGGTTTGAAACGTACCGCCGCAGCACGGCACGCATCCGCTCGCGCTCCATTTCCGTCGCGCGCGACCTTCTCCCCTTTTGGGGTTTGAAACGAACCAATCCGGCAGCTCCCCCCCGTCTTCGGCGGTATACCATACAGTCGCGCGCGACCTTCTCCCCTTTTGGGGTTTGAAACGTGCACCTTATATGCGCTCATATTTGGATTAAATAGCGTCGCGCGCGACCTTCTCCCCTTTTGGGGTTTGAAACGGATAAACCATTTCTGTTTCCCTCGCCACTCGACCTCTTCCCAAATGTCGCGCGCGACCTTCTCCCCTTTTGGGGTTTGAAACCGACGAATAACACGCCAGCATCGTGCGCACGTTTGATTCAAAGTGTCGCGCGCGACCTTCTCCCCTTTTGGGGTTTGAAACTGTCTTACCCCCTGAATATGAGCGAGAATTGCAACAACACCAAACTTTTTAGTCGCGCGCGACCTTCTCCCCTTTTGGGGTTTGAAACCCGCTTCCCGCTCATTCTTGACGGCCTCCCAGTCGTCAATGTATTGTCGCGCGCGACCTTCTCCCCTTTTGGGGTTTGAAACGCGAAGCTAATCCCGCATCGGGCGCACGCAGTGCGCCCCTACAATGTCGCGCGCGACCTTCTCCCCTTTTGGGGTTTGAAACTGAAGCTAATCCCGCATCGGGCGCACGCAGTGCGCCCCTACAATGTCGCGCGCGACCTTCTCCCCTTTATGGGCTAAATTCGAGTTTGATCCAGGTGAGGCTATGGAGTACATCGGACCTTTGTTTTTTGCCTGGTTGCTGTTTGGCCTGTTTTCCAGCGCTCTGGCATCGGAGAAAGGTTTCAGCGGCATTATCGGTTTTTTTGCCGGGCTGTTTTTCGGGCCGCTCGGTTTTTTGTATTACATCGGGGCGCCCGACATCAAGCTTAGAAAGCTTCTGGAAGATTGGCGCCGGGGCGTGTGATTGCAGGCGGTAATCCGCGCGGAATGCCGCGATATAATCACACCGTTTTTCCGGCGGAGGACTTATGGCGAACATCCACTTGATTTGCACGGTCGGAACCTCGTATGTGAAGAATCTTGAAGAAGCCTACGGGTGCACATTCCGGGAACTACCCGAAGTTGCCAAGCTCGCCGAGCTTGAGATCGACAAGGGCATCGGGCACCTGATGGCAAGCTCGGCGGAAATCAATTCCACGGTCAACGTCTTCAGGCAGATTGAGGGAAATGTAAGGAAGCTAATTTTGTTCGTGTCCGATACCTCCCAAGGCCGCTTCGCGGGCGAGCTTTACGAGTCCGTTTTCCCCGCGCTTTTCAAAGGCAAATTCGGCATTGTGGGAATTGATAGCGTAGAAACTGTCGTAATCGAGGGTTTAAAGCCCGACTTTGAAAGCTTCAGGGATGAGGGCGTGAACAATCTGAAGCGGCAGCTGTTCGAAACTATTAAGTCTATCAGGGCGACTGCGGGGTGCGAGGCGGCGATAAACGCAACGGGCGGCTACAAG belongs to bacterium and includes:
- the cmr5 gene encoding type III-B CRISPR module-associated protein Cmr5, which gives rise to MPQTLLQKRAAFAYAKVSAISGAGQPREKDFRTRLLDLGTQLHTNGLGQTAAFYKSKADNESGSYRETLAWLREWLADPERRIFENPQGRDLLQLITSSDAEAYRKASVEAKEIALWFKRFAEAMLHSGQGGD
- the cmr6 gene encoding type III-B CRISPR module RAMP protein Cmr6; translated protein: MPFNLPMPADINSHAEPVLTGSNGYRLANRSLIHDCYLHTWGEGWTLGTGEGEGKSGFHHSFASKFNNGMDQSFGRFIRRRSAALRAAGYLPVSAKLKSRLVLGLGLDHPTELGFMLDRMTGCPYIPASSVKGFLRANAKPAGWSSAAIDASFGPLLGDGNQDAARGKLSFADAFPDKWPELEVDVLTPHYGPYYMPSGNRIPAPGDWFDPVPSTFLTVKKGGVWTFWYRPQRDFHPPSPLPELFAAAFAAQGVGAKKCAGYGWFEIAQNASSVNPSSAAPASANLETFDLAAADEDSIKMLFRKECRDQSSPGSDVELARRIAAERPDVVAVWKEEFDRKTKPESRDKTTFSMLVKRVPSLDPGGL